In the Streptomyces coeruleoprunus genome, CGTCGCCGAGCCCCAGGGCCAGCGGCAGCACGGCCAGCGCCACCACGACGGCCAGCAGCAGGAGGTTGATCCTCGTGTGACGGTTCATCGGACCGCGGCCTCCTTCGCCCCACCCCGGCCGACGCGCTCGGTCAGCACGCCGAGCCGGGTCAGCTCGCCCTTGCTGGACCGGCTCAGCAGCCGCATCACGAGCACGGTCAGCAGGCCCTCGCTCACCGCGAGCGGCAGCTGCGTCACGGCGAAGATGCCGCCGAACTTGCCGAGCGCCCCCGCGAAACCGCTGGCCGGGTCGGGGAACGCCAGCGCCAGCTGCACACTGGTCACGCAGTACGTGGACAGGTCGGCGACGAACGCGCCGAAGAACACCGCCACCATCAGCGGCACGTCGAACCGGCGCAGCAGCCGGTACGTCCCGTACCCGGCCCAGGGCCCGACGATCGCCATCGAGAACGCGTTGGCGCCGAGCGTCGTCAGCCCGCCGTGCGCCAGCAGCAGGGCCTGGAACAGCAGGGTGATCGTGCCGAGCACCGCCATGACCGGCGGCCGGAACAGGATCGCGCCGAGGCCCGTGCCCGTCGGGTGCGAGCAACTGCCCGTGACCGAGGGGATCTTCAGGGCCGACAGGACGAAAGTGAACGCACCGGACGCACCGAGCAGGAGCGTGGACTCGGGATTGGCCCTGACCTCCCGGGTCAGCGCGCGGACACCGTGGACGACGAACGGCGCGGCCGCCACCGTCCAGGCGACCGCGTGTTCCCGGGGCAGGAAACCCTCGGCTATATGCATAGGGGGGAGACCCTCTCCAACACCTCGTGGATGGACAACGCGCCCCGGCCGGTCTCCTGGCTGACGGGTCGTACCGCCTCGGCTCCGCCTTCCCGGACACCGCGGTCTCCCGCGGCCGTCCAGTGGCTTCCCCGGTGGCTTCCGAGGGGGTGGAGCCGGACTTCCCGATCACAGTGGCGAGGGCCGCACCGGTTTCCCACCGGATTTCCCGTACACCAAGGCCCTGCGACATTAGTGGTACGACCAGCTACATCACAACCGCACCTGCTCATTCCTTGCGATAGCGGTACGCCTCCGACGCCGCGGCCTCCACCGCGTCCAGGTCCCCGCCCGCCGCGGCCGTGACCACGGCGGCCACGGCGCCCTCCACGAACGGCGCGTCGACGAGCCGGGTGCCGTCCGGCAGTTCGTCGCCCTCCGCGAGCAGCGCCTTCACCGTCAGCACGGCACTGCCCAGATCCACCAGGACCGCCACCCCGGCGCCCGCGTCGACGTCCTTCGCCGCCCGGACGATCAGCTCCGCGCTGGTGCCGAGCCCGCCGTCCGGGCCGCCCCCGGCCGCGGCCACCGACACGCCGGACGCGCCTCCGGCCAGCCCCCGGGCGAGTTCCGCGACGGCCGCGGCCACCGCGGCGCTGTGCGAGACGAGGACGATGCCGACGGCGGCGCCCCCGCCCGTGGCCCCGCTCATCCGGCCACCTCCGCGAGCGCCGCGAACAGCAGCGCCGAGGAGGTCGCGCCCGGGTCCCGGTGCCCGACGGAGCGCTCCCCGAGATAGCTGGCCCTGCCCTTGCGGGCGAGCATCGGCACGGTCGCCTCCGCGCCCTCCTCGGCGGCCCGCGCGGCCGCCGGGAACGCGCCGTCGCCGCCCAGTCGGAGCGTCGCCACGGCCGGCTCCAGCGCGTCCAGCATCGTCTTGTCCCCGGCCTTCGCCCCGCCGAGCTGCGCCACCGCCGCGACACCCGCGCCGAGGGCCTCCGCCAGCTGCTCGGGCGACACCTCCGCGGCGTCGCCCAGCGCCTTGCCCGCGCGCCGCAGCAGCGTCCCGTACAGCGGTCCGGACGCCCCGCCGACCGTCGAGATCAACTGCCGCCCGGCGAGTGCCAGTACGGCCCCCGGGGACCGCGGCGGCTCCTTCTCCAGCGCCGCCGTCACCGCGGCGAACCCGCGCCGCATGTTGACCCCGTGATCGGCGTCGCCGATCGCCGAGTCCAGCTCGGTGAGCCGGTCCGCCTCCCGCGCCACCGCCGCTGCCACGGCGCCCATCCACCGCGCGAAGAAGTCCGCGTCCAGCACGCCGCTCACCGTCCCCACCGCAGCGCCGGTGTCGCCACGGGCGCGTCCCAGAGCCTCAGCAGCTCCTCGTCCGCCTCGCACAGCGTGACGGACGCGCCCGCCATGTCCAGCGACGTCACGTAGTTGCCCACCAGCGTCCGCGCCACCGGCACCCCGCGCTCGCCGAGCACCCGCTGCACCTCCGCGTTGAAGCCGTACAGCTCCAGCAGCGGCGTCGCGCCCATGCCGTTGACCAGCACCAGCACGGGCCCGCGCGGGTCCAGGTCCGCCAGGACCGCGTCCACGGCGACGTCGGCGATCTCCCCGGACGTCATCATCGGCCGCCGCTCGCGCCCCGGCTCGCCGTGGATGCCGATGCCCAGCTCCAGTTCCCCGGCCGGCAGGTCGAAGGTGGGGCTGCCCTTGGCGGGCGTGGTGCACGCGCCGAGCGCGACACCGAAGCTCCGCGACGACGCGTTCACCCGGCGGGCGATCGCCTCCACCCGCTCCAGCGGCGCGCCCTCCTCGGCGGCGGCACCCGCGATCTTCTCCACGAACAGCGTCGCCCCGGTGCCGCGCCGCCCCGCCGTGTAGAGGCTGTCGGACACGGCCACGTCGTCGTCCACGAGGACCTTGGCGATCCGTACGCCCTCGTCCTCGGCCAGCTCCGCCGCCATCTCGAAGTTGAGGACGTCACCGGTGTAGTTCTTCACCACGAACAGCACGCCCTCGCCGCTGTCCACGGCGGCGGCCGCCCGCACCATCTGGTCGGGCACGGGCGAGGTGAACACCTCACCCGGGCAGGCCGCCGACAGCATGCCCGGTCCCACGAACCCGGCGTGCAGCGGCTCGTGCCCGGACCCTCCGCCCGACACCAGCGCCACCTTCCCGGCGACCGGCGCGTCACGCCGTACGACGATCCGGTGCTCCACGTCCACGGTCAGCTCGGGGTGCGCGGCCGCGATACCCCGCAGCGCGTCGGCGACCACTGTCTCGGGCACATTGATGAGCATCCTCAACGGTTCTCTCCTCGCGGTGGGGAAGCCCAGTATCCCGGCAGCCCAGCCGCGCCGCGCAAGAACGCGCCCCCTCGCGCGCCCCACCCGTCCCCGGAGGCGCCGCCCACCTTCCCGGCCGTGCGGCGGTCCGGGCGGCGAGCGACAATACGCACATGGGACAAGGCCTCGGCTATCTGAGCGGACCGGCCAGGCTCGCCGGCCCGGACGAGGGCATCAGCCGGGAGGAACTGGCGCTCGCCACCCGCAACCACGGCCTGCCGCTGGAGGCCCTGCGCTACGACGTCACCCCGCCGGGCCTGCACTACGTGCTCACCCACTACGACATCCCGTACGCCGACGACGGGTGGCGCCTCACGGTCGGCGGCCGGGTGCGCCGGCCCCTGCGCGTCACGCCCGCCGATCTGGCGGCGTTCCCCGCCGTCACCACCAGGGTCACCATGGAGTGCGCCGGCAACGGGCGCGCCCTCCTCACCCCCCGGCCCGTCAGTCAGCCCTGGCTGGTCGAGGCGGTCGGCACCGCCGAGTGGACCGGGGTCCCGCTGCGCGTCCTGCTCGACGAGGCGGGCGCCGCCGCCGACGCGGTCGACGTGGTCTTCACCGGCGCGGACCACGGCGTCGAACGCGGCGTGGAGCAGGACTACCAGCGCGCGCTCCCCCTGGACGTGGCCCTCGGACGGGACCCCGAGGTGCTGGTGGCGTACGCGATGAACGGCGCCCCGCTCCCGCCCCAGCACGGCTGCCCGCTGCGGCTCGTCGTGCCCGGCTGGTACGGAATGGCCCACGTGAAGTGGCTGCGCGACATCACCGTGTCCGACGCCCCGTTCACCGGCTTCCAGCACACCGTGGCCTACCGCCTCCGTCAGGAGCCCGACGACGAGGGAGAGCCCGTCACCCGCATCGCGCCGCGCGCCCTCCTCGTCCCGCCCGGCTTCCCCGACTTCATGTCCCGCACCCGGGTCGTCCGGCCGGGCCCCGTACGGCTGGAGGGGCGCGCCTGGTCCGGGCGCGCGCCCTTGACGGGCGTCGAGGTCAGCACCGACGGCGGAGCCACCTGGGACCCTGCGGTCCTCGACCCGCCGGACCCGGGTGGCGACTCCCGCTGGGCCTGGCGGCGCTGGCACGCCGACTGGACCGCCGTGCCCGGCCACCACGTCCTCGCTGTCCGGGCCACCGACGAGGAGGGTGACCAGCCGTCCGGCCCGCTGTGGAACCGGGGTGGCTTCGCGAACAACCGCGTGCAGCGGCAGCCGGTGCTCTGCCTCGCCGCGCACGACGAGCCCGCCTGACCGGCCCCCGGACGGCCCTCCTGAAAGGCCGCCGCCGCCCGGCGGCCCCGCGGGGAGCCACCGGACGGCGGGCCGGCGCCGCGCGTCAGACGCGGTCGGCCGCGATCAGCAGGTAGTGGAAACTGCCCTCCTTGTACGCGGTGAGGAACGGCTCCTCGATCCCCGTCGCCAGCGACGACTTGGCCCGCAGCTCCCAGTACGGGATGGTCTGCGCGGTCAGGTCGACGACGTTCATCGGCACCAGGCCGTTCGCCGCCATCGCCTTGAAGTACTCGCTGCGCGGGTGGATGTTGCACGTGTAGTGCTCGTCGATCCGGCTCACCGCCTTCGAGCGGCCGCCGGTCAGGTCGTTGTAGCAGCCGGTGATGCAGACGTAGCGGCCGCCGACCTCCAGGACCCGGGCGAACTCCTGGAACAGCTCGAAGAGATCGACGTACATCGTGGTCTCGTTGGTCCACACGCCGCGCCGCGACCCGGTCTCGAAGCCGGTGTCGAGCATGTTGCGGAAGTGGAACCGCACCCGGTCGGAGACGCCCCGCTGCTCCGCCTGCGTGTTGGCGAAGCCGACCTGGTACTCCGAGATGGACACGCCGTCGACCTGGCAGCCGAACCGCTGGTTCGCCATGAAGCTGGTGCCGCCGCGGCCCGAGCCGGCGTCCAGCAGCCGGTCCGCGGCGGTGACGGTGCCCAGGTGGTCCAGCAGGACCTCCGCCTGGGCGGTCTCCAGCCGGTGCAGCTCCTTGGTGATCCGCTCCTCGCGGGTGTCCGCCGGGCCCGCGAGGACGGACGGGTCGTAGTCGCCGATCCCGTAGTGGTGGTGGTAGAGCCCGTCGACCTCACCGAGCCGCAGGTTGACCGGGTCCTGCTGGTTGGTGTTCCAGTACTCGGCCACCGATCTCTGGAACTCCGTCCGCAGGACGTCGTTGGTCATGGTCATGTTGCTGTTTCTCCTTCGGATGTGGGGGGTGAGAGGGGCGGGAGGGGCCGGGCGGGCCCCTCAGCTCGCGGCCGCCCCGTGGTGGCGCGCGCTGCCGGCGTGCCACTCGCGGCTGCCGCCGAGCCATGCCCACGTCCCGGCGAGGAACCGGCGCAGCTCGGGGGAGCCGGTGGGGGAGAGGGCCGCGGCCTCGGCCTCGAAGGCGCGCATCAGCTCGTCGTGGATCTCGGCGGTCCGCTCGACCGCCTCGACCGGCGAGCAGCCCTCCTCCGCGGCGATCAGCCGGGGCAGGCCGAAGTCCGTGAGGTCCTCCTTGGCCATCGCGTACAGGTCGTTCACGACGGCGCCGGCCGTGCCCGCGAGGGTGAACGCCCGCCGGACCCGAGGGTCGGCGAACTCGGACTCCGGCAGCTCGTACCCGGCGACCACGTCGATCAGCACCATGCACGGAAGGAAGCCACTTTCGTGACGGTGCATCAGGTACTCCCGGACGGGCGGGATCCGGCCCGTCGTGTGCCAGACCCCTTCCTGGTTGTACGCGAGGAACACGGTCGCCAGCTCGTGGCGCAGCCGCCGGACCTGGGCCGTCGTCGCGTACCGGGCGAGGTCGTCCAGGGCGGAGCGGAGGGCGGCCGCCACCGGGTCGTCCCGGACGGCCTCCTCCATCTGCGGCGCGTACCGCGGGAGGAGGTGCGGCCGATCGGCGACCGCGTGGGCGAGGGCGAGGCGCCGCCCCGGCACGTCGGCCCGGGACTCCTCCGCCTCCCCTCCGGCGTGGTGGTCGCCGACGGCCCACGCCGACAGGGCGCACTTCGCGGCCGCCAGCAGCCGGTCCGGGTCGTCCGACTCGGGGTGGGCCAGCATGACGAGCCGCCCGAAGTCCGCCGACCGGACCCGGTCGAGCCGGCCCGGATAGAGGCCCGTCTCCTCGGCCCACGCCACCAGCCGTTCGTTGACGGCCTCGCCGAGGTCGGGGTCGTCCCGGACGACAGGCGGGGAGTGGAGCCGCGGACCCGCGCCGGGCGCCGTGTCCGGCTCCGGTACCGGCGCCGCCGCGGTGGTGGCGGGCGGCGGGACGGTGGGAGGCGGTGACGTGCCGACGCCGAGGAGCGGGAGCTGTCCCTCACGGGGCGTCAGCTTGGCCGCGGCCGTACCGATCCCGCGGGCGCCGGCCAGACCCTCCACGACCGTGCCCGGCACGAGCGACCCCATGGTGACCAGCTTCGCCGCGGACTTCGCGGCCTCCGCCGCGCCCGGGCCCCCGTTCCCGGCGCCGCCCGGTGCCGGGAGCCGCAGCTCCGGCAGCGGTCGGTGCGCGGCGGACGCCGACGCTGTGGTTCCGGTGCGGGCAGCGCCGGCCCCGAGTCCGGTGGGCCCGCTCGGGATCCGCGGCCCGGCCGGGGTTCGGGACGGCTCGGCTCGCCCGGGGCCCGCGAGGAGTGCGCCGACGAGCGCGGCGACCTCGTGGCCGGCCGGGGCGGAGGACATGCGGGACAGCAGTGACACCGTCTAGCCCTCCTTCGGCCGGAGCCGTCGCTGCGGCGGGGCGGGGTGCTCACGCACGAGGACGGACCTCGACGTTCTCCAGGATCCCGATCGCGTCGGGCACCAGCACCGCCGCCGAGTAGTAGGTGCTGACCAGGTACGAGATGATCGCCTTGTCGTCGATCCCCATGAACCGGACGTTGAGGCCGGGCTCGTACTCGTCGGGCAGGCCCGTCTGGAAGAGGCCGATGACGCCCTCGTTGTCCTCGCCGGTACGCATGGCGAAGATCGAGGACGTGTGCGCGTCCGTGATCGGGATCTTGTTGCACGGCAGGATGGGGATGCCGCGCCAGGCCGGGATGTGGTGGCCGTCGACGTCGACGCTGCCGAAGTAGATCCCGCGCCGGTTGCACTCCTTGCCGAAAGCGGCGATGGCCCGCGGGTGGGCGAAGATGTACTTCGTACCGCGCCGCATGCTGATCAGGTCGTCCATGTCGTCCGGCGTCGGCGGGCCGTCCGGGGTCTGGATGCGCTGGCTGTAGTCGGTGTTGGCGAGCAGGCCGAACTGCTGGTTGTTGACCAGTTCGTGCTCCTGGCGCTCGCGCAGCGCCTCGATGGTCAGGCGGAGCTGCTGCTCGGTCTGGTTCATCGGCTGGTTGTACAGGTCGGCGACGCGGGTGTGGACCTTCAGCACCGTCTGGGCGACGCTCAGCTCGTACTCGCGGGGCGACAGCTCGTAGTCCACGAACGTCTGCGGCAGGGCCGGCTCGCCCTGGTGGCCCGACAGGAACTCGATGGCCTTCTCGCCGTACTTGTTGGTCTTGTGCCCGTTGGAGCCCATCGACGCCACGTGGCGGCGCAGCGCCTCGTGCTGTCCGGAGACCGACTTGTAGGCCGCCTGCGTCAGGGTCAGCACCGTCGTCGAGGTGAGGGCGCGGACCGTGTACTCCCAGCTGCCGCCGCCCCCGGCCAGCATCTGGCCGCCGAAGGAGTCGCCGTCGGCGAGCATGCCGAGGCGGGTCTCCTGCTCGTCGTACTTGGTCCGGCCGATCTTCTCCACCTTGCCGTGCGCGATCAGGAAGACCTGGTCCGCCTTGCGGCCGGACTCCACGATGACCTGGCCCGGGCGGTAGTCCTTCTGGACGAACTTGCCGGCGAGGGCGGTCAGTGCCTCCTCGTCGTCGAATGCGTTCAGCAGCGGCAGTTCGGCCAGCTCGGCCGGGACGACCTGTACCTTGGAGCCGGTCTGGATGAACGTCACACGGCCGTCGCCGACGGCGTACGAGAGCCGGCGGTTGACCCGGTAGACGCCGCCGGGCGTATGCACCCACGGCAGCTTCCGCAGCAGCCAGCGCGAGCTGATCTCCTGCATCTGCGGCCGGGACTTGGTGGTGGTCGCGAGGTTCCGGGCCGCCGCGGTGCTGAGGCTGAGCCGGTCCTCCTCGGTCCCGGTGGTGATCTGTGACGCACGGGCCGTACGTGTCTCGACAGACATGGCTGCTTTCCGTTCCGGTTCGAATGAGGGATGGGGCGAGGAACGACCGTTTGGTCACTCCACGTGCCTAGCTGTAACGGAAAGTGAGGGGGTTGGTGGTCGAGACACGCGCGCCGGGCCGCAGCGCGCCCCCAGGTGGGCGCTCCACCGCTGCGCCTCCGCGCGCCCCCGGCGACACCTCGGCGCGGGTGCGGAAACGATTCGCTGGGGGTGGCGGGGAATTGAAGGCGGGCGCTCGGGCCCTGCCGGGCGTTGAACGCTCAGCGCGGGTAGGCCGTCCAGCCCTCCGGGAGCGGCGCTCCTCGCCAGACGGTGAGCACCGCGGCGCTCGGCGGGAACAGCGGGGCGGGAAGCGCGTCGGGGCGGACCCAGGTCCAGCCGTCGCAGACGTCCGGTTCCGTCACCCTCGCCACGGGGTCCGGGGCGGTCGTGCGCAGGGTGACTCCCGCGGTGACGTGGGTGCGCTCGCCGGCGGTGTGCAGGACGACGGTGAACGCCCGAGGGTCCGCCACCGCCCCGATGCCGGTCTCCTCGGCGACCTCGCGGACGGCGGCCTCCTCGAAGGTCTCGCCGGCCTCCACGTGACCGCCCGGCAACGACCAGGTGGCGGGTTCGCCGCGCTTGACGCGGCGCCCCACCAGCAGCGCGCCGTCGGGTCGCAGCAGGACGGCGCCCACGCCGACGACGGGGCCCCGGAGCCCCGGTGAAGCACCCACGGTCCCCCCTCGGCCGACTGTGCCGGACTGATACGTTCCGGCGGTACGACAGGTGGTCAACCTACCCGACCGGCGGCTCCCGCCGGAGGCGTGGCGGCCGGCACCCCCACCCCTCCTCCCTCCCCGCGCGGGGGTGACAAGGGTTTTCCCCGTATCGGCTTCATCCAGGGTTTCCCTACTGTCTGCCGCACCGGCGAATCCCCTTCTCTGACTCGTAGCTGTCAGGTGCATGTAACCCCATGCATGCGACCCCGGGGGGTGCCTCCGGTGACGGCCCCCCACGGGACCGTCGCGCCGGCGGCGGCGCAAAGGCCCACCCAGCCCTCGGGGTCGTGGTCGTACCCCACACACGACCACGGCCCCGCGCCGCCCGCCCGCGCTCCGCACCGTCAGCTGCTCCGGGAGTCGCCGGAGCCAGCCCCTGAAAGGGAACACCTTGAACGGTTCCAGGCGGAGACTCATATCCGTCGTGGCGGCTGCCGCCACGATCGCCGGCGTCACGGCCACCTCCTCGGTGGCGCTCGCCGCGCAGGCCACCCCCTCCCCGAAGCCGGTCGCCCCGGCTTCGCAGGCCATGAACCAGGCCTCCCTGCCGAGCGCCCCCGTCGAGAAGGTCATCGTGACCTACAAGACCGGCGCCACCGAGGCCACCTCCAACACCGCCGCGAAGAACGACGCCGCCGCCAAGGCCGCGGAGACCGGCGAGAAGCTGGCCTTCGAGCGCCGCCTCGCCGGTGGCCAGGCCCTGGTCGACCTCGGCGCCGACGCCGGCAAGCAGGACGTCGCCGAGGTCATGGACGCCTTCCGCGCCGACCCGTCCGTCGCGTCCGTCGAGCCCGACATCCGCGCCTACGCGATGGCGGTCACCCCCAACGACACCGAGTACGCCAAGCAGTGGGACCTCTTCGAGGCCACCGGCGGCAT is a window encoding:
- the dhaL gene encoding dihydroxyacetone kinase subunit DhaL, which codes for MLDADFFARWMGAVAAAVAREADRLTELDSAIGDADHGVNMRRGFAAVTAALEKEPPRSPGAVLALAGRQLISTVGGASGPLYGTLLRRAGKALGDAAEVSPEQLAEALGAGVAAVAQLGGAKAGDKTMLDALEPAVATLRLGGDGAFPAAARAAEEGAEATVPMLARKGRASYLGERSVGHRDPGATSSALLFAALAEVAG
- a CDS encoding nucleotide triphosphate diphosphatase NUDT15, with product MGASPGLRGPVVGVGAVLLRPDGALLVGRRVKRGEPATWSLPGGHVEAGETFEEAAVREVAEETGIGAVADPRAFTVVLHTAGERTHVTAGVTLRTTAPDPVARVTEPDVCDGWTWVRPDALPAPLFPPSAAVLTVWRGAPLPEGWTAYPR
- a CDS encoding energy-coupling factor ABC transporter permease; translated protein: MHIAEGFLPREHAVAWTVAAAPFVVHGVRALTREVRANPESTLLLGASGAFTFVLSALKIPSVTGSCSHPTGTGLGAILFRPPVMAVLGTITLLFQALLLAHGGLTTLGANAFSMAIVGPWAGYGTYRLLRRFDVPLMVAVFFGAFVADLSTYCVTSVQLALAFPDPASGFAGALGKFGGIFAVTQLPLAVSEGLLTVLVMRLLSRSSKGELTRLGVLTERVGRGGAKEAAVR
- a CDS encoding PTS fructose transporter subunit IIA, which produces MSGATGGGAAVGIVLVSHSAAVAAAVAELARGLAGGASGVSVAAAGGGPDGGLGTSAELIVRAAKDVDAGAGVAVLVDLGSAVLTVKALLAEGDELPDGTRLVDAPFVEGAVAAVVTAAAGGDLDAVEAAASEAYRYRKE
- a CDS encoding sulfite oxidase; translated protein: MGQGLGYLSGPARLAGPDEGISREELALATRNHGLPLEALRYDVTPPGLHYVLTHYDIPYADDGWRLTVGGRVRRPLRVTPADLAAFPAVTTRVTMECAGNGRALLTPRPVSQPWLVEAVGTAEWTGVPLRVLLDEAGAAADAVDVVFTGADHGVERGVEQDYQRALPLDVALGRDPEVLVAYAMNGAPLPPQHGCPLRLVVPGWYGMAHVKWLRDITVSDAPFTGFQHTVAYRLRQEPDDEGEPVTRIAPRALLVPPGFPDFMSRTRVVRPGPVRLEGRAWSGRAPLTGVEVSTDGGATWDPAVLDPPDPGGDSRWAWRRWHADWTAVPGHHVLAVRATDEEGDQPSGPLWNRGGFANNRVQRQPVLCLAAHDEPA
- a CDS encoding family 2B encapsulin nanocompartment shell protein, yielding MSVETRTARASQITTGTEEDRLSLSTAAARNLATTTKSRPQMQEISSRWLLRKLPWVHTPGGVYRVNRRLSYAVGDGRVTFIQTGSKVQVVPAELAELPLLNAFDDEEALTALAGKFVQKDYRPGQVIVESGRKADQVFLIAHGKVEKIGRTKYDEQETRLGMLADGDSFGGQMLAGGGGSWEYTVRALTSTTVLTLTQAAYKSVSGQHEALRRHVASMGSNGHKTNKYGEKAIEFLSGHQGEPALPQTFVDYELSPREYELSVAQTVLKVHTRVADLYNQPMNQTEQQLRLTIEALRERQEHELVNNQQFGLLANTDYSQRIQTPDGPPTPDDMDDLISMRRGTKYIFAHPRAIAAFGKECNRRGIYFGSVDVDGHHIPAWRGIPILPCNKIPITDAHTSSIFAMRTGEDNEGVIGLFQTGLPDEYEPGLNVRFMGIDDKAIISYLVSTYYSAAVLVPDAIGILENVEVRPRA
- the dhaK gene encoding dihydroxyacetone kinase subunit DhaK, giving the protein MRMLINVPETVVADALRGIAAAHPELTVDVEHRIVVRRDAPVAGKVALVSGGGSGHEPLHAGFVGPGMLSAACPGEVFTSPVPDQMVRAAAAVDSGEGVLFVVKNYTGDVLNFEMAAELAEDEGVRIAKVLVDDDVAVSDSLYTAGRRGTGATLFVEKIAGAAAEEGAPLERVEAIARRVNASSRSFGVALGACTTPAKGSPTFDLPAGELELGIGIHGEPGRERRPMMTSGEIADVAVDAVLADLDPRGPVLVLVNGMGATPLLELYGFNAEVQRVLGERGVPVARTLVGNYVTSLDMAGASVTLCEADEELLRLWDAPVATPALRWGR
- a CDS encoding geranyl diphosphate 2-C-methyltransferase — encoded protein: MTMTNDVLRTEFQRSVAEYWNTNQQDPVNLRLGEVDGLYHHHYGIGDYDPSVLAGPADTREERITKELHRLETAQAEVLLDHLGTVTAADRLLDAGSGRGGTSFMANQRFGCQVDGVSISEYQVGFANTQAEQRGVSDRVRFHFRNMLDTGFETGSRRGVWTNETTMYVDLFELFQEFARVLEVGGRYVCITGCYNDLTGGRSKAVSRIDEHYTCNIHPRSEYFKAMAANGLVPMNVVDLTAQTIPYWELRAKSSLATGIEEPFLTAYKEGSFHYLLIAADRV
- a CDS encoding family 2 encapsulin nanocompartment cargo protein terpene cyclase, encoding MSLLSRMSSAPAGHEVAALVGALLAGPGRAEPSRTPAGPRIPSGPTGLGAGAARTGTTASASAAHRPLPELRLPAPGGAGNGGPGAAEAAKSAAKLVTMGSLVPGTVVEGLAGARGIGTAAAKLTPREGQLPLLGVGTSPPPTVPPPATTAAAPVPEPDTAPGAGPRLHSPPVVRDDPDLGEAVNERLVAWAEETGLYPGRLDRVRSADFGRLVMLAHPESDDPDRLLAAAKCALSAWAVGDHHAGGEAEESRADVPGRRLALAHAVADRPHLLPRYAPQMEEAVRDDPVAAALRSALDDLARYATTAQVRRLRHELATVFLAYNQEGVWHTTGRIPPVREYLMHRHESGFLPCMVLIDVVAGYELPESEFADPRVRRAFTLAGTAGAVVNDLYAMAKEDLTDFGLPRLIAAEEGCSPVEAVERTAEIHDELMRAFEAEAAALSPTGSPELRRFLAGTWAWLGGSREWHAGSARHHGAAAS